The Desulfatibacillum aliphaticivorans DSM 15576 genome has a segment encoding these proteins:
- a CDS encoding uroporphyrinogen decarboxylase family protein — protein MSDMSEVRKKQDAFLDKWISGEGIEFISEETKAAYQERAGLIAAAFRLDDSIKRVPVMPLTTFAPTMMKGISGKEAMYNPDAAGQAYVDFCETYQPDAAGAAPMLMYGPALETLKYNLYKWPGQGVPDNLSYQFHEKEYMTADEYGKLISDPTDFYLRTWMPRTHGALAPFADMPPIYGAMELPMLGPWLVGIGTPPMQEALKALMEAGKQCFDWINTMGAYLGKIMAMGFPFYAGGATKAPFDTISDSFRGTTQLMMDLYRKPDMVLEAVERLVQPMIDAGVAGAVANNNPIVFIPLHKGADGFMSNAQFEKFYWPTLKKVMYGLAEAGCIPGCFVEGGYNQRLEYLADTSDIRCMYLFDRTDMTKAAEVLGGKVCIAGGFPVSMILTATPEKVEEETKKLIDAAGKDKGYILSIGCALDEGKHDTMLAFCNAAKTHGVY, from the coding sequence ATGTCAGATATGAGCGAAGTCAGAAAAAAGCAAGACGCCTTCCTGGACAAATGGATTTCGGGGGAAGGCATCGAGTTCATCAGCGAAGAAACAAAGGCAGCCTACCAGGAGCGCGCCGGGTTGATCGCCGCCGCGTTCAGGCTTGACGACTCCATCAAGCGCGTGCCCGTCATGCCCTTGACCACCTTTGCGCCGACCATGATGAAAGGCATTTCCGGTAAGGAAGCCATGTACAACCCCGACGCCGCAGGCCAGGCTTACGTGGATTTCTGTGAAACCTACCAGCCGGACGCCGCCGGCGCCGCGCCCATGCTTATGTACGGCCCGGCCCTGGAGACCCTGAAGTACAATCTCTACAAATGGCCCGGCCAGGGCGTTCCGGACAATTTGTCCTACCAGTTCCACGAAAAGGAATACATGACGGCCGATGAGTACGGCAAGCTGATCAGCGACCCCACGGACTTTTATCTGCGCACCTGGATGCCCAGGACCCACGGCGCTCTGGCGCCTTTCGCCGACATGCCGCCCATCTACGGCGCCATGGAACTGCCCATGCTGGGCCCCTGGCTGGTCGGCATCGGCACGCCTCCCATGCAGGAAGCCCTCAAGGCCCTCATGGAAGCCGGCAAACAGTGCTTTGACTGGATCAACACCATGGGCGCCTACCTGGGCAAAATCATGGCCATGGGCTTCCCCTTCTACGCAGGCGGCGCCACCAAGGCTCCTTTTGACACCATCAGCGACTCTTTTAGGGGAACCACCCAACTGATGATGGACCTGTACCGCAAGCCCGACATGGTTCTGGAAGCCGTGGAAAGGCTGGTGCAGCCCATGATCGACGCAGGCGTCGCCGGCGCTGTGGCCAATAACAACCCCATCGTGTTTATTCCGTTGCACAAAGGGGCGGACGGATTCATGTCCAACGCTCAGTTCGAAAAATTCTATTGGCCGACCCTGAAAAAGGTCATGTACGGCCTGGCTGAAGCGGGATGCATCCCCGGATGCTTTGTGGAAGGCGGATACAACCAGCGCCTGGAATACCTGGCGGACACATCCGACATCCGCTGCATGTACCTGTTCGACCGCACCGACATGACCAAGGCCGCCGAAGTTTTGGGCGGCAAAGTGTGCATCGCCGGCGGATTCCCGGTTTCCATGATTCTCACCGCCACGCCTGAAAAGGTGGAGGAGGAAACCAAGAAACTGATCGACGCCGCCGGAAAAGACA
- a CDS encoding dihydropteroate synthase: MIIIGEKLNGTRKAVAAAIRERDAEFIKNLAREQDEGGSTFLDVNAGTAPDREPEDMVWMVNQIQEVSDLPLCLDSANPAAIKAGLGAVNKTPMINSVSGEQARIDGVLPLALEHKTDLILLALNDKGIPATVEGRMEIIRQLIGMARDGGLEDEKLYIDPLVIAISTGTNNAMVTYDTIKTITQEFPKVHITGGASNISFGMPLRPLINRYFMAMAVQAGLDSAIINPNDRELKGAIMTSEMLMGRDKFCMSFNKAFRAGLIGPKPEK, from the coding sequence ATGATAATCATCGGCGAAAAACTTAACGGTACACGCAAGGCGGTGGCAGCCGCAATTCGGGAAAGGGACGCCGAGTTCATCAAGAATCTTGCTAGGGAGCAGGATGAAGGCGGATCCACTTTTCTGGATGTCAATGCAGGCACGGCCCCGGACAGGGAGCCTGAGGACATGGTCTGGATGGTGAATCAAATCCAGGAGGTTTCCGACTTGCCCCTTTGTCTGGACAGCGCCAACCCGGCGGCTATCAAGGCCGGCCTGGGCGCCGTGAATAAAACTCCCATGATCAACTCGGTGAGCGGCGAGCAGGCCCGCATCGACGGCGTTCTGCCCCTGGCTTTGGAGCACAAGACGGACCTGATTCTGCTGGCCTTGAATGACAAGGGCATTCCCGCAACCGTGGAAGGCCGCATGGAGATCATCCGCCAGTTGATCGGCATGGCCCGGGACGGCGGCCTGGAAGACGAAAAGCTGTATATCGATCCCCTGGTAATCGCCATCAGCACCGGCACCAACAACGCCATGGTCACTTACGACACCATCAAGACCATCACCCAGGAGTTCCCCAAGGTGCACATCACGGGCGGGGCCAGCAATATTTCGTTCGGCATGCCCCTGCGCCCCCTGATCAATCGCTACTTCATGGCCATGGCTGTGCAGGCCGGCCTGGACAGCGCCATCATCAACCCCAACGATCGCGAGCTCAAAGGCGCCATCATGACATCCGAAATGCTCATGGGCCGCGACAAGTTCTGCATGAGTTTCAACAAGGCATTCAGGGCCGGTCTTATCGGTCCCAAACCGGAAAAATAA
- a CDS encoding cobalamin B12-binding domain-containing protein: protein MQELIDAIADMMEDKVMELTKKYLDEGKDPSEIFDAYQKAMEEIGRRFEANTYFVPELIMAGEMMKTGSELIKPHLKEDAAEDKSGKIGKYLIATIEGDIHDIGKNIVGMMLDLNGFEVMDLGVDVPADKIIEAAKEFQPDIIGLSGLLTLAFDPMKAFVEKLAAEGLRDKYKVMIGGAQMDQQVCEYIGADAWVTDAVAGVNQSKEWLAA from the coding sequence ATGCAAGAGTTAATCGACGCCATCGCGGACATGATGGAAGACAAAGTCATGGAACTGACCAAGAAATATCTCGACGAAGGCAAGGATCCCAGTGAGATTTTCGACGCTTATCAAAAGGCCATGGAAGAAATTGGAAGGCGTTTTGAGGCCAACACCTACTTTGTGCCTGAGCTGATCATGGCCGGCGAAATGATGAAAACCGGCTCCGAGCTCATCAAACCCCATTTGAAGGAAGACGCCGCCGAGGACAAGAGCGGAAAAATCGGCAAATACCTTATCGCCACCATCGAAGGGGACATCCACGACATCGGCAAGAACATCGTGGGCATGATGCTGGACCTGAACGGCTTTGAGGTCATGGACCTGGGCGTGGACGTTCCCGCGGACAAAATCATCGAAGCGGCCAAGGAATTCCAGCCGGACATTATCGGCCTGAGCGGGCTTCTGACCCTGGCTTTCGACCCCATGAAGGCTTTTGTGGAAAAACTGGCTGCAGAGGGTCTTAGAGACAAGTACAAGGTTATGATCGGCGGCGCCCAGATGGACCAGCAGGTATGCGAATACATCGGCGCCGACGCCTGGGTGACCGACGCTGTGGCGGGCGTTAATCAGAGCAAAGAATGGCTGGCCGCCTAA